The genomic segment GAAGTGCCCGCTGGTGGAAACGTCACAATCAGGCTTCGGCTTGGGGATAAGCTGCCAAATGACGCGTTCAAGGACTTCGATGACATTTTCGCGGCACGCGTGGTGGATGCTGACGAGTTCTACGACCGCATCACGCCCGCGAACCTGAGTGAGGATGAAAAGCGCGTTCATCGCCAGGCGCTGGCGGGCATGTTGTGGAGCAAGCAGTACTACTACTTCGACCTTGATCGCTGGCTCATTGAGCATCGCGCGCACCCGCTGATTGGCGGGAGTGTCCGCAAGACGCGCAATGCCGAGTGGTTTCACATGCTCAATAGCGACATCATCTCGATGCCGGACAAGTGGGAATATCCCTGGTACGCAGCGTGGGATCTGGCGTTCCACACGATCGCGGTGTCGCTGGTGGACTTCGACTTCGCGAAGGAGCAACTGCTGCTGATGCTGCGCACGATGTATGCGCACCCCAACGGTCAGATTCCGGCGTACGAGTGGAACTTCAGTGACGTGAATCCGCCGGTGCATGCATGGGCAACGCTGTTCCTCTACAACATCGAGAAGGAACTGGGCCGAGCCGACGTCAAGTTCCTGGAGCGGTCATTCCAAGGTCTAATGCTGAATTTCAACTGGTGGGTGAACCGGAAGGACCCCGAGGGCAGGAACGTATTCGCAGGCGGATTCCTGGGGCTCGATAACATCGGGGTGTTCGACCGCAGCGCGCCGCTGCCGACGGGCGGAACACTGGACCAAGCGGACGGCACGGCGTGGATGGCGTTCTATTGCCAGAACATGCTGGAGATTGCGCTGGTTCTTTGTGACTATGACTCGGTGTATGAGGACGTGGCGTTCCGGTTCCTAGAGCAATTCGTGTGGATCACGTATGCGATGGATCGGATCGGCGAGCATCACGACGAGATGTGGGACACGCAGGACGGGTTCTTCTACGACCTGCTGCGATTGCCGGATGGGCGCTGCGAGCGGTTGCGCGTGCGTTCAATGGTGGGACTCCTCCCGCTGTGCGCCGCCACTGTTCTTGAGGCGAACGGGGTGCTGATGAGGCACCCGAAGCTGCAGGAACTGATTGAAGTGTTCAAGGCGCGTCATCCGGAGCCGTTGAAGCACATTGCTCCAGCGGATGGTGATTTCCTAGGGGTTGCCGATCGAAGGCTGCTGTCAGTCTGCAACAAGGAGAAGATCGAACGGATACTGCCCTACCTGCTGGATGAGAACGAGTTCCTGAGCGACTACGGAATCAGATCGCTATCGCGCTTTCACCTGGAGAATCCTTTCTCGTTCTGGCTGAGCGGGCTGGAGTACAAGGTGCAATATCTCCCGGCGGAATCGAACAATGGGATGTTCGGCGGGAACTCGAACTGGCGAGGACCGATCTGGATGCCCGTGAATGTCCTGATTCTGCGGAGCCTGATGAACCTGTATCTCTTCTTTGGCGACGACTTCAAGGTCGAGTGCCCGACCGGTTCCGGAAACCAGATGAACTTGTTTGAGGTGGCGAAAGAGATTTCGCGCAGGCTATCGAACATCTTCCTGCGGGACGAGAACGGGAAACGCCCGGTGTATGGCGGAGCGAAGAAATTCCAGGACGATCCGTATTGGAAGGATTACATCCTCTACTACGAGTACTTTCACGGCGACAACGGCGCGGGCCTGGGGGCTAGCCACCAAACCGGTTGGACGGGGCTGATTGCACGCCTGCTGGATATCTTTGCCCGTATCGACCCGAAGGTGGCACTGCACTTCGACAAGAGCGAAACCCTTGCACGCATCACGCGCGAACAAATAGCTGGAGGGACTCTCGCGCCAGAGCACATGGATACCAGCGTCTCAACAGAGGTGACTGAGAGAGCGGAGTCAGAGAAGGTTGGCTGAAGGGGTTACACAAATTGAGCCTAGGCCATTCGGATGGCTTGGGCTCCTCTATTGCGATAAGTCAGGCGGTGGTGCTGATTGCCGTTTCGCGCTTTAGGAGCACCTGCTGCGTTTGACGCGCTATAGTCAATTCTTCATTAGTGGGAATGACCCAGGCAGAGACGCGGCTGTTTGCGGTGCTGATCCGTTTCTCACGTGCATCGTTCGCGGATTCGTCTAACTCGACGCCGAGCCACGCGGCGTCGCGGCAAATGCGGTCGCGGATGACAGCCGCGTTTTCGCCGATGCCGCCTGTGAAGACAATCGCATCGAGACCCCCAAGAGCTGCAGCAAGCGAGCCGAGCTCGCGTCCGATGCGGTAAACGAATACATCGACGGCGAGTTTTGCGCCCGAGTCGCGGCTCTGAAGCAGGGTGCGCATATCGCTGGAGATTCCGGAGAGGCCGAGAAGGCCTGCCTCCTTGTACAGCAGGCGTTCGAGGTGCTGGACCTGCATCTTCTCCTGTTCCAACAGGTAGAGAATCACGCCGGGATCGAGACTGCCGCAGCGCGTGCCCATCGGAATTCCGTCAAGCGCAGAGAAGCCCATGGTGGTAGCGACACTGCGGCACGCATTGAGGGCGCACATGCTGGCGCCATTGCCAAGATGCAGCACCACGGTCTTGCCAGCGGCCGCTGCGGGGTCCACGGACGGAAGTTGCGATGCGATGTAGGAATAGGACAGGCCATGAAATCCGTAGCGCCGGACGCCTGCATTTCGCAAGCGGCGAGGAAGCGCCACAACCTGCGCGACTTCAGGACACGTGGAGTGAAACTCAGTGTCGAAGCAGCCGACTTCGGGCAGTTCGGGGCGGCGCTCGAGGCCGAGGCGGATTGGCTCGAGATTGAACGGCTGGTGCAGCGGGGCGAGAGGAATGAGCTTTTCAAGTTCATTTAGTGTGCGGCTGTTGAGAAGAGCGGGCGCCGTGAATCGTGAACCACCGTGCGCGATGCGATGGCCGATTGCGAGGAGGCGGCTGTCTTTGAGCAAAGTGCGAAGAAAGACGAGCAGATACTCCGTGGCTTCACGATGGCTGAGCGTCACTCCATCGGACCAGGTTTTGTCGGCAAGAACTTCGCCATTCTGCCGGGCGATGAAATGCGGCTGCGTGAACAATGCTTCGATTTGCCCGGCGACGTAGGGCAGAAGGTCGCTGCCGTCGACGCGGAAGATGGAGAATTTAATGCTCGACGAGCCGGAGTTGAGGACGCCGATATCGTCAGACATGGGCCACCTCGAACTGCTTTGCACCGGCCGGGGCGCGGAGTGCATTGGCGACCAGCTTCATGATGGCAGCTGAGGTGAGACGGTTGCGCGCGGAGTCAGCGCGGCTGGTAAGGACGATGGGTACGCGCGCGCCAAGGACGATGCCCGCGCCGTTTGCGCCGGCGAGGTATTCGAGCTGCTTGGCGAGGATGTTGCCTGCTTCGAGGTCGGGGACGAGCAGGATGTCGGCCTTGCCGGCCACAGGCGAAGTGATCTTCTTGATGCGCGCAGCTTCTTCGCTGACGGCGTTGTCGAAGGCGAGGGGGCCGTCTAGGATTCCGCCGGTAATCTGACCGCGATCCGCCATCTTGCAGAGAACCGCAGCATCCACGGTTGCGGGCATAAGGGGGTTCACGGTTTCAACTGCGGCGAGGATCGCGACGCGGGGTTCGCTGATGCCGAGAATGTGCGCAAGATCGATCGCGTTCTGAACGATGTCTACCTTCTCTTTCGCTGTGGGGGCAATGTTGATGGCGGCGTCCGTGACCAGCAGAATGTGTGGATAGGCGGGTACATCCATGATGAAGACGTGGCTGATACGGCGGGCAGTGCGGAGTCCCGTGGCGGAGGGTACGACGGCGGCCATGAGTTCATCGGTGTGCAGGCTGCCCTTCATTAGGGAGTCGATCTCCCCGGTCCGCACCATTGCGACGGCTGCCTGCGCAGCGGCGACGCTGTGCTCAGTGGAGACGATTCGATAAGGAGAGAGGTCCACGCCTTCCTCCTCGGCGACAGCGCGGATTTTCTTCTCAGGGCCGACGAGCGTGGGGGTGATGAGTCCTGCCTTGGCGGCGTCAATGGCACCGAGGAGCGAGTTGCGGTCGCAGGGATGAACCACGGCGCAGGTAACGGGCGGTGTGTCGGCACACATTTTAAAGATGGGCGCGAAGCCGTCATTGCGGCGCAGGATCACCTGAGGCGTGGCGAAGCGCGAGTAGGTGAGATGCTCAGTCGGCGCAGCAACGGTGACCAGGCCGGAAACGACCGTTTCGTCGCCACGGACGACGGCGCAGTCGAGGATGATAACGTCGGGATCCCGCTTGTCGCGGACGGTTACGGTGGCTTTAACTTCATCACCAACCGACAACTCCCCCGAGAACGCCAGATCCTGAGAGAGGATGGTGGTGCCAGGTCCGGGGAAGCGACGCTTGAGCATGGCGGAGAGGATGGCTTCGGCGGCTACGGCAGCAGCAGAAACCTCCTTGCGCGATACGCCGTCCTCGCTCACATGGAAGGGGTCGATCTCACCGGAGACAATGGCCAGTGCGTCGATGTCCATCCGGGTGAGGCGATGGGGATGACTGGCCGTGGTGCCTACCTCGATTTCAGCGAAGGTAGAGTTGCTGAAGTGTTCCATGCCTGATACCTGAACCTTTCGATTGAGAGGCCGCCGGCGGAAGGGCGGGTCCGGATCTAAATAGAAGGAGAAGCCGGCGTGCGCCCCCGGGCATCAGGTGTGCCGGCAACGGATAGCGTGCACTCTCCCCGCTTCTGCCGCGCCTGGAGGCGCGCATAGCAGGACTCCAGAGCTATTGCACAAATTTCTGCGGGGATTTTGCGCGCCCTGCAGTGGCTTTTGTACTGCCAAATCTGCCAGTGAAATTGGCTCGTGTCAGGGAGTGACTGAGAGGCTGTTTCTAGTGACAGTTGAGGTGCTCCGTGAAAGGCTGCTATGTCTGGGCAGTGATTTCCCGCCAAAACGAATCCGCGGTGCCCGAGTCTCTACGCAAGCGGAACGACGAGACATTCAGTGCGGCGCTGGGCAACAGTGCGGCCATTCAGCGCGCGCATCGGTCGGTACTGGTGGTTGCCGACCTCGAGATGAACTGGATGTTGTTTGACTACCTGGTGGCGCAAGACTGGAGCGTCGATTACGTGGCGCACAACGACCTGGCTCTGGCAGCGGCCCAGAAGCGGCACTACGACCTGATTGTGACAGCGGAGATAACCTCGCCCCGCGACGACCTGGAACTGCTGCGCAAGATTCGGGCGGTGCGGCCGCACACCCGCATGATCGTTCTCACGGGCCGCCGCACCACCGAGGATGTGATTGAGGCGCTTCGCGAGCGAGCATTCAGCCTGTTTGCCAAACCTTACTCGATCGAGACGCTGAAGGCACTCATCGAGATGGCGCTCGACGAAAAGTGCTGGGACGACGGCATCGAAGTGATCTCGGCCACGCCATCATGGATTCGCCTGATGGTGCGCTGCGATCTGGGAACAATCGAGCGGATGTCACAGTTCTTCCAGGAGATGGCGGACCTGCCGGAACCGGAACGTTCGCAGGTGGCAACAGCCTTTCGCGAACTGCTGCTGAATGCTGCAGGGCACGGCGGGGGGTTCAATCCCGACGAATATGTGGAGATTTCCTATATCCGTTCAAAGCAGGCAGTGGCCTGTCGCGTGACAGATCCAGGGGCGGGATTTAGTTTCACGGAACGCTCGAAGACGTGGCTAGCGAACCCCCTGGAGCAGTTGCCGGAGCGCAGCAGCCTAAGCGACAGCAAAGAGGCGATCTACAGCAAGAGCTTTGGCATTCTGCTGGCGAAGCACCTGGTGGATGAGCTGATCTACAACGAGCAAGGAAACGAAGTGGTCCTAATCAAGTACCTGGAAGACATGGCGCTACCGCCCCTGGGTTCGGTGGCTCATTGAGAGCGTAGATGGTGGCCCGGGATTCGAGTTAGGCTCCTGTGATGTGGTTGCGGACGGCGTACTTGATCAGGTCGGCATTGCTCTTGGCACCGAGGACTTCCATGATGCGGTACTTGTGAAAGGCGACGGTTCGGGCTGAGAGGTTAAGCCGCTGGCCAATCTCTTTCATCCTGCGTCCCTGAACCAGGAGCTCAAGAACTTCGATCTGGCGGGGGGTGAGGCGCTGCTGCTCGTCGACGAACTTCTTGTTCTGCCAGCGCAGGACAGCGACGTCATCGCGGGAGACTCCCGAGGACAGGTAGGTGCGGCCACGCAGAACGTCCTTGATGGCATTAATGAGCTCCGAGGAGTCACAGGTCTTGACGACATATCCGGACATCCCGCGGTGAAAGGCCTCTGCGGCAACTTCGGGGTCGGGATTCATCGTGACGATAATGATTTTGGTGGCTGGAGAGACTTCCTTGACCTGGTGGCCGGCGTCGAGACCATTCAATACAGGCATGGCGATGTCAGCCAAAACCACGTCGGGCTTCAGATGGGCGGCGGCAGTAACCAGATCTTGCCCATCTGCAACCATGGCAACTACGTCGAATTCCGGCGACAAGACCTCACGGAAGAGTTCGGCCACCATCTTGTGGTCGTCAGCAATGATGATGCGAGGATGTTGCACTACTGCCTCCCCAACCCTGGCCCGCGTAGGACGAATTCTAGCCTGAAGAGGATCGCTGCTTATACGACCCAAATCACACGGGCGCGTGATTTCGACCTAGATTGAAGAATTGGACGGCACCTAATCGACTGGCAAAAGTGCGAGTCCCGTGCAAAAGATCAACCCAGTAAGCCAACGAAGGAGTCGCACGGCGGCTCGGTAAGAGAAGCAGAAAAATTGATTCCTATGAAGAAATCTATCAATTCTGGCGTGAGTTGTCGGGCCGCGAGAGCCATCCTCTCAGTGATCGCGTTGGTTATCGGATCTATGGCGGCCCGGCCCCAGCTTGCAGCCCCGAAGGGCACTTCGGCGGCTCCCACAACGCCAGCCCAAGCCGAACCCGAGAAGGATCCGCTAGGCCGGACTACGCCTAAGGGCACGATTCTGGGCTTCCTGGCGGCCTCGCACAAGAAGAACTTCGACCTCGCCGAAGAGTATCTGGACCCTCGCTTCCGCGGAAAGGGATCCGAGGATCTTATCCAGCAATTTGCGGTCGTTCTGGACAAGCGGCTGCCGGCGAAGCTCAATCTGATCAGCGATAAGCCGGAAGGGTCCTTGGCTGATCCGCTCAATCCGAACCGCGAGGTCGTGGGGAGGATCGGGACCAGCCAGGGCACGCTTGCAATTGCGCTGGAGAGGATTAACGACAAGAAAGCCGGGCAGATTTGGCTTTTCGATGCGGGGACGCTCTCGGCGGTTCCGAAGGTATTCGAGGAGATCAACACCGCAGGGATCAGCGAGATCATGCCGCAAGCCCTGGTGATTCACGGGTTTCTGGGAATTCCAGCATTCGAATGGATGGTTGTGCTGCTGGGGGTTCCGCTGCTTTGGCTTGTGGCATTTCTGCTGGATCACGGGCTGCGATGGATTGCCATGCTGATCTGGCGTCGGCGCTCAAGGAACCAGGATGTCGACCGACCAAAGGTCCTCTCCCAGCCGGGCAGATTGCTGTTTGTCGCGATAGCGATGGGCGCGTTGCGACACTACCTGGGCCTGTCATTGCTGGCGCGGCAGATCTGGTCGGATGCGGCTGGTGTGGTCTTTCTTATTGCGCTGACTTGGTTTTTGATCCGGCTGGCCAGGTGGGCCGAAGGGTTCATCAGCCTGCGGCTCAGAAGGCGCAGTCTGGAAGGCACCGCTTCGATTTTGCGCTTAGGACGCCGACTAGCGGATATCCTCGTCATCTTCTGCGGAGTAATTGGGATTCTTTACCTGTTCGGTGTGAACGTGAGCCCTGCGCTGGCCGGACTCGGGGTAGGCGGAATTGCGGTTGCGCTCGCGGCACAAAAGACGCTGGAGAACGTTATCGGGGGCGCGTCGATCATCCTGGACCAGGCGGTGAATGTCGGAGACACGCTCAAGTTCGGAACTACACAAGGCACGGTGGAGGAGGTGGGCTTGCGGTCGACGCAGGTGAGGACGAGCGAAAGGACTCTCGTCAGCGTTCCGAACGGGCAGCTTGCGACCGTGCCGATTGAGACGATTTCAGCGCGCGACAAGTTCTGGTTCCATCCGACGTTCGGGTTGGAGTACGGGACATCCTCCGAGCAGGTGCGGACGATTCTGCAGAATATGAAGGCGGTGCTTGGTTCTCACTCCGCGATCGACCCAAATACGTACCGGGCAACGCTGATCGGCTTGGGCACGTACTCGCTAACGGTTGAGGTCTCGGCGTACGTATTCGCGCCTGCGTGGGAGGCTTTCCTTCCAATTCAAGAGGAACTGCTATTGCGCCTTATGCGGATCATCGAGGAGGCGGGATCGCGCGTGGCGTTGCCTTCGCAGGTGGTGATTCAGGGACGCACAGGGTTGATGCCTGAGAGCATCACCGTCGAGAACAAGGGAAGCAACTCGGGATTCGCTAACGGCTAACAATGCTCCCCGCGAGGATGCGCTGGCCAAGGCTCAGAAGATTCTGCCGATCTGGTAGAAGAACTTGTGGTGGCCGCCGGCGCCATAGGAGCCGCCAACAGCGATTGGGCCGATCATAGTTTTGATGACCATTGCGCCGGCCGCATCGACTGGATGAGCGTTGTCCGCCGTCCGGCGATCTACTGTTCCACCTTCGGCCAGAGCCAAGAAATATGCCCGGTCGCCCACAAATGGCGGCAGTCGGAATAGGTTGCGCAGGTAGCCGGCCTTGAAGATCAGGTATTGATCGGTTGGGAACTCATTGCTGCCATAGGCCAGCAAATCCGGTATTCCGCCGAGGAAGAAGGGAGGCACGCCGCCCTGATCGTGAGAGAAGTTCGTTCCGCCGTCTCCGGCCAGCACCAGCGAGGAGAAGCTGTTGATCGGCTGGAACCTCGTGGAGCGGAGTTCGCCGGTCGGAAAGCCTTCGGTTGAGCCGGGGTTAGCGTCGAACCAGTTAAATGCCGATTGCACCAGGGTGCCGCGGTGGGGCATCACGGGGTCGTCTGTGCCGATGAGCTGATATTTGAGGGATGTGGCTCCGACGCGGCCAGTCGGTTCGCCGAAGGGGTCTGTGGCTGTAGTTGCTACGAAGTTTTGCCTGGCGGCTTGATAACCAATACGCAGTTGTCCACTTCGCCCGAAAGTGTATCCGAAGTCGAAGTTGCCGCCGAACTCGCGGTTTCGATACTCCGCGTAAAGTTCCTGATGGTTGTAAAAGCTCTCCGTTATGTTCTTTGCGAATGCGGTGGGCTCAATGAACCAGCGATATGCCCTGCCGAAAGGCAGGTAATAGGACGACTGGAATAACGTGTTGGAACCTATCGTGGCGTCGTTCCGCCACTCCGATCCAAAAGCGCCGAGATCAAAGAAGGTAATCCGACCGCCCACCGTAAATTGCACATGGCGGTACTCGGAGCCATCGAGGATGATGATGGGCCGAATGGTGGGAGGCGCGTAGGACTTCTCATCCGCATTGATAATGAGGCCGTTCTGGCCATCACGCTGGGTTCCGCGATAGCCCACACGCGCGTACCGGCCCATGCCCATGATGTTGGTGAGGTCGTCCTCCAGCTTATCGGCATCAATGGGCTTACCGACGACATGCGCGAGGCTCTTCTCGATGTCTTTGGAGATGCGCGGGTTTGTGCCTTCGACCTCAAGGAAGGCCGGGACCGGGGCGGTCCTCTTCTTCGCGCTGCGCGCGGCCTGGTACTGCTGCCATGTTGCGTCATCTACGGCGAAGCGGGTGAGGACCGCAGACTTGGCCGCTGCTGCGTCGTAGCCGGCCTGGATGATCTCTGTGTTTTTCTTGTAGTCAGTGGAGTCGTATTTGGCGAGCGGTACCGATACGAGGACGTCGGCGTTCTCCATGCTGCGAAGTTCGTTCGCAGCGATTACGACAGAGATGGATTTGCCAAGGACTCCGAATGTACCCAACGGGTCGCCCGCCTGTGTTTTTTGGGTTTCGAGGTGAATGGCGATGATGACTTCTGCGCCCATGTCCTTGGCCACATCGACCGGGAGATTATCGAGTAGGCCGCCATCGACGAATATGTGTTCTTTATCTCGCACGGGCGAGAACACGGCTGGAAGCGACATTGTGGAACGCAGGGCCATGGCCAGGGAGCCGCTGCGGAAGACATGCTGTTTGCCCGAGACCAACTCGGTGGCGACGCATGCGAACGGCGTTGGGAGTTCGTTGAAGTCGGTGACCTGCGAGTAAGGCAGCGCGATGCGATCCAATACGAGCCCGACGGAGTTGCCGGCATTCAAGCCTTCCGGGAAGGCGACGCCCTTCTTGAGACCGAACTCGAGATAATTCGGGTAATCCTCCGCGTCTTCCTTACGTCGGTAGGCGAGTTCTCGGTAGGGGATGTCGTCTCGCATGATCTGATCCCAATCCATGTTGGTGATCAGAGCTTTCATCTCGGCAGGTGAGGAGCCAGTCGCATAGAGGCCGCCGACCAGGCCGCCCATGCTGGTACCCGCGACGTAGTGCGCGGGGATGTGGTGTTCCTCAAGCCAGGTGATCACGCCGATGTGCGCCAAACCAAGAGCGGCGCCGCCTTCAAGCACAAGGCCGATGCGAGGCTGCTTGCCAGAAGAGGGCTGTGCGTCTGCGGAAGTCTGCGCGCCCGCGGACTGAGGTGTTTGTGGGAATGCCAACGTGCTCGACAGCGCAACCGCAGCGAACACCCGCCAGGACCAGGACGCGGTGCACATGATCACACTCTCACGTCCGGTGTTCAGCGGTGCAACTGGAACTACTGACAGAGCTTCAACGACGAACGAGTGGTTAAGAGGAGGCTTGCCCCAGTCGAAGTGCCGAGTGTCAGTCGTTCCGACTGTCACTTCTCCTAGTTTCGATTCAGTCGATTCTCCCTAACATGAATCGGGTACGCGTGTTGCCTTTCGGAGAGTAGTAATCGCACGACATCAGGAGTAACCCATGCAAAGCGCGCCTGAGCTATTGAAGCTCGAACGAGCCATCCGGAGCACGGACCGGGTGAAGCGTCTTGCTCGATCTGCGAGTGATTGCAGAATCGCACTTCTAATTCCGACTCTCGCTGTCCTCATTGCGGCAACCGGCTGCAGAGAAAAGGAGGCGGTTGCGCCACCTCCCGTGCCGGATGTAGAGGTGACGCAGGTCGTCTCAAAGGACGTGCCTATTTATCACGAGTGGGTTGCGACCCTCGATGGGTACGTCAACGCGCAGGTACAGCCCGAGGTCACAGGGTACCTGCTCGCGCAGAAGTACCAGGAAGGTACCTTCGTCAAGAAGGGACAGCTCCTCTTTGAGCTGGACCGGCGGCCGTTTGAAGCGATCGTCAAGCAGACGGAGGGGCAGCTCGCGCAGACTCAAGCGCAATTGTCGAAGACAGAATTGGACGTGGCGCGCGACACGCCACTGGCGAAGCTGAGCGCGATTCCGCAGGCGCAACTTGATAACGACATCCAGGCCAACGCCGCGGCGAAGGCAGGAGTGGTGGCCGCAGAGGCGCAAGTGGAGCAGGCAAAACTGAACCTGAACTTTACGAATGTGTATTCGCTGGTGGATGGCATCGCCGGCATGGCGAAGGCGCAGATCGGCGACCTCGTCGGCCCCACGACGGTTTTGACCACCGTGTCACAGGTGAATCCCATAAAGGCGTACGTATCTCTGAGTGAGCCGGAATACCTGCGCGCGGCGGGTCGTATTAGCAATGCTGTGCAAGGCAAGATCGATAAGAGAACGGGCGAGCGAAACCTGGACCTGATCCTGGCGGATGGCTCAACCTTTGCGACCAAGGGCTGGCTGGTCTTCGCCGATCGGCAGGTAGACGAAAAGACCGGAACGATCCGCGTGGCTGGTGCTTTCGACAATCCACAGCTCGTTTTGCGCCCTGGGCAGTTCGGACGGATACGCGCGAACACAACTGTCGCTAAAGACGCAATGCTGGTGCCACAACGCGCGGTGGTTGAGACGCAGGGCCTGTATAGCGTCATGGTCGTGGGCGATGACAACAAGGTCAGCGTTAGGCCGGTGAAAACAGGAGAACGCATCGGCCAGATGTGGATCATCACCGACGGAGTCAAGCCCGGAGAGAGAGTGATCGTCGAGGGGATACAGAAGGCTCGCGAAGGCTCCGTAGTGAATCCGAAGGCGGCGGCGGCTGGCAGCAGCGAAGGAGAATAGGCCATGGCGAAGTTCTTTATCCGGCGTCCCATTGTCGCCATGGTCATCGCAATTCTGATGACCGTTATTGGTCTGATTTCGATGCTGCGTCTTCCCACCGCGCAGTTTCCCAATATTGCTCCACCTGAAATCCAGGTAAAAGCGACATATCCCGGTGCAGATGCTCTCACTGTAGAGCAGTCGGTTGCGACTCCGATCGAGCAGCAGATGAGCGGCGTCGACAACATGAATTACATGTATTCGAATAATGCCAACAATGGTCAGATGACCCTCACGGTCAACTTCGACATTGCCACGGATCCGAATACAGACCAGATTCTGTCGCAGATGCGCACGAACCAGGCCAACTCCCAGTTGCCGAGCGATGTAATCAACTATGGCGTCACCGTCCAAAAATCTACGGCGGCTCCGCTGATGTTGATTAATCTCTACTCGCCGAAGGGCACCTACGACAACGTATTCCTGGCCAACTATTCCTATATCAATTTGAATGATCAGCTAACGCGAGTGCCAGGTATTGCCAGCGTCAGCGTATTCGGCGCTGGGCAATATGCCATGCGCTGCTGGGTACGTCCGGACCAGTTGGCCAAACTCGGGGTCACGATTCCCCAGATGGTGAGTGCGCTGCAAAGCCAGAACACGGTGAACCCGGCTGGTCAGATCGGCAGCGAACCAGTTCCCAAGGGGCAGAGTTTTACCTATTCGGTGCGTTCACAGGGACGCCTGCCCACGGCAGAAGAGTTCGGTCAAGTTGTTATCAGAGCGAATTCTGACGGGTCCATCCTGCGACTGAAGGACGTTGCCAGGATTGAGCTTGGTGCCCAGACCTATAACATGGTCGGCCGGTACAACGGTCGGCCTGCAGCGGTCGTCGCGGTCTATCAGCTTCCCGGGACTAATGCTGTGAAGGCAGCGCAGGGTGTTCGGGCGCTCATGCAGGAGGCAAAAACCCGCTTTCCGCAGGATCTCGATTACGACATCGCTCTCGATACGACGCTGGCGGTTACCGAGGGCCTGAAGGAAATTCAGAAGACGCTTTTCGAAGCGATCGTTCTGGTGATCATCGTTGTTTATATATTCCTGCAGGGCTGGCGAACCACTCTGATCCCCTTGCTCGCAGTGCCCGTATCCCTAGTCGCCACCTTCATGGTGTTCCCGATTCTCGGATTTTCTGTAAACACCTTGTCGCTGTTCGGAATGGTGTTGGCAATCGGAATCGTGGTGGATGATGCAATCGTTGTAGTGGAGGCTGTCGAGCACCACATAGAGCATGGCAAGA from the Occallatibacter riparius genome contains:
- a CDS encoding mechanosensitive ion channel family protein, which encodes MAARPQLAAPKGTSAAPTTPAQAEPEKDPLGRTTPKGTILGFLAASHKKNFDLAEEYLDPRFRGKGSEDLIQQFAVVLDKRLPAKLNLISDKPEGSLADPLNPNREVVGRIGTSQGTLAIALERINDKKAGQIWLFDAGTLSAVPKVFEEINTAGISEIMPQALVIHGFLGIPAFEWMVVLLGVPLLWLVAFLLDHGLRWIAMLIWRRRSRNQDVDRPKVLSQPGRLLFVAIAMGALRHYLGLSLLARQIWSDAAGVVFLIALTWFLIRLARWAEGFISLRLRRRSLEGTASILRLGRRLADILVIFCGVIGILYLFGVNVSPALAGLGVGGIAVALAAQKTLENVIGGASIILDQAVNVGDTLKFGTTQGTVEEVGLRSTQVRTSERTLVSVPNGQLATVPIETISARDKFWFHPTFGLEYGTSSEQVRTILQNMKAVLGSHSAIDPNTYRATLIGLGTYSLTVEVSAYVFAPAWEAFLPIQEELLLRLMRIIEEAGSRVALPSQVVIQGRTGLMPESITVENKGSNSGFANG
- a CDS encoding patatin-like phospholipase family protein, which produces MTVGTTDTRHFDWGKPPLNHSFVVEALSVVPVAPLNTGRESVIMCTASWSWRVFAAVALSSTLAFPQTPQSAGAQTSADAQPSSGKQPRIGLVLEGGAALGLAHIGVITWLEEHHIPAHYVAGTSMGGLVGGLYATGSSPAEMKALITNMDWDQIMRDDIPYRELAYRRKEDAEDYPNYLEFGLKKGVAFPEGLNAGNSVGLVLDRIALPYSQVTDFNELPTPFACVATELVSGKQHVFRSGSLAMALRSTMSLPAVFSPVRDKEHIFVDGGLLDNLPVDVAKDMGAEVIIAIHLETQKTQAGDPLGTFGVLGKSISVVIAANELRSMENADVLVSVPLAKYDSTDYKKNTEIIQAGYDAAAAKSAVLTRFAVDDATWQQYQAARSAKKRTAPVPAFLEVEGTNPRISKDIEKSLAHVVGKPIDADKLEDDLTNIMGMGRYARVGYRGTQRDGQNGLIINADEKSYAPPTIRPIIILDGSEYRHVQFTVGGRITFFDLGAFGSEWRNDATIGSNTLFQSSYYLPFGRAYRWFIEPTAFAKNITESFYNHQELYAEYRNREFGGNFDFGYTFGRSGQLRIGYQAARQNFVATTATDPFGEPTGRVGATSLKYQLIGTDDPVMPHRGTLVQSAFNWFDANPGSTEGFPTGELRSTRFQPINSFSSLVLAGDGGTNFSHDQGGVPPFFLGGIPDLLAYGSNEFPTDQYLIFKAGYLRNLFRLPPFVGDRAYFLALAEGGTVDRRTADNAHPVDAAGAMVIKTMIGPIAVGGSYGAGGHHKFFYQIGRIF
- a CDS encoding efflux RND transporter periplasmic adaptor subunit, which encodes MQSAPELLKLERAIRSTDRVKRLARSASDCRIALLIPTLAVLIAATGCREKEAVAPPPVPDVEVTQVVSKDVPIYHEWVATLDGYVNAQVQPEVTGYLLAQKYQEGTFVKKGQLLFELDRRPFEAIVKQTEGQLAQTQAQLSKTELDVARDTPLAKLSAIPQAQLDNDIQANAAAKAGVVAAEAQVEQAKLNLNFTNVYSLVDGIAGMAKAQIGDLVGPTTVLTTVSQVNPIKAYVSLSEPEYLRAAGRISNAVQGKIDKRTGERNLDLILADGSTFATKGWLVFADRQVDEKTGTIRVAGAFDNPQLVLRPGQFGRIRANTTVAKDAMLVPQRAVVETQGLYSVMVVGDDNKVSVRPVKTGERIGQMWIITDGVKPGERVIVEGIQKAREGSVVNPKAAAAGSSEGE